The genome window aggtgtcagatgtgtgtgtttgtggtttcaatctgctgccgtgggcctcgagcgaggacgtttgttcactctgagcgggaagacgagacaaaacaaatccagaaagagGATCAGAGGTTGAAgtgtagcagcgatacagctggaaacaaggaggaagaagagaagaagaagcaaaaacagaaacaagagaatctgctcagcatcaggttgttgtttcacactgatggagctggactggactTCTGcatagaggatttttttttatacctttttttttttttttttgcaggggggtacttgactgaaaaaaatatttcattattgaaaaagtttgaaaaccactgccttAAAAGCTAATTTGACAAGAAAATGGCCAAAACAATGTATGAATCTGCTTACACAGAGCCACATTCACAAAGTAAACCAACCTCCACAGTCCACCGTCAGCGTTCGGCAGCTGACAGGCTCCTCTCCTTGATCCTCAGAGACCCTCAGCCCCTCTATCGTCTCCTCACCTTCTTTCCACTTCAGGTTGCCTCTACATCCCTTCATCCGCTCACACACACCCGACAAGAGATGTTGGATTTTTTCCAAATTATCATGACAGAGCGGCAAGGTGGAGTTCGGGGAGGAGAGACGGGACAGGACGACGTCTCCTTTACAGGTTTTGCCCTTCCACTGGACTCTTATGAAGCCCAGGGAGAGCTTGGGGGTCTGGGGGGTTGGGGTCGTGGGCTTGGCATCGAGGCAGGAACAGGGACTAGAGGTGCTGGTCTGGTAGAGAGGTGTGGTGGCAGTGGTCTGATTGATGATTGGTTCTGGGGGAGAGACAACAGATAGATTGAGCATGGAATATACTCAGGAAAATATATGGGGTTACTTCAAATCTAAAATGGAACATCGGTGGAATCCACGCGGTCACAGTCCTGTTTCTAGTGGGACGAGCTGTTTCTGTAAGAGCATTTGAGTTTTTaatgaggagaaaaatgaaTGCACTAAATTTATATCTCACgctgaaatgttaaaaaaaaatacttcagatgatccaatgtgtgtgtgagtaggtTGATTTCCTACAGTCCTTTTTGTTTCCCAGCATCTCGCAGATGAACGCAAAATGTAACAGAATGGTGGAGGACAACGGAACAGAGCTGGGATTAGATTACAAACACCCCGTCTTAACTACCAGGGAGTCTAACCTGCCACTcgatatgcaaacacacacggcTCATTCAGAGAACAGTGGGTTTTAATCTGTTAGCCTCAATTAAACTAAGCTAAACAAAACTTCCACAAACAGCCCGCCAGTTCAGAAGAATTTGTGTTGCGTAATTTTAAAAAGCACCATTATTTCGGTAAAAGCCACACAATTGCCACTCAGTAAAAtttaattcagcagcacattataatcatctctctcttttttttttttttaaacctgctGGTCCAGTTGGCGTGTTCATCATTACATCATTCTGCCGCTTTGTTCAaaccaaactttattttcaattgtagtggagatcccaaggtttccaaagataccagatatgtcctgctgaattccagggaaatgtgtctaaaaagatgcacaagacatcttttctatttgatgtgatacTGCAGTCATTAAAGACTATCTGGGCTTTGACTATTTCCCTTAATATAAATGTGATGGAGCTTCGATGAATTAAATGCAAAAAGTTCTGGTCAAAATTGAGGCGATTTTTCTCTAGAGCAATTTGGGCACCCACTTTTACATTTCTCTGTGACTAAACATTGGATATTGATATAATGGCAACATTTCCTTGCAATGTTGCAATACGTTATTTAAACAGAGACAAATCTTCTTCTATTACAGTCATCAAACCTCCATCAGAAAATGATGTTCAGTTTAATATCATGTCACTAACAACTAAGTTGTCGCATAAAGAGTTGAACACCCTACATTCACATGATGTTGAGTGGAGTAAAACAAATATGCTCACGATGTGCTTATAATGCCTTCTAATGCCTCACGAGCACCACTTCAACTGCTACCAGACTTGCATGTAGAGCACCACAGCTGCACTTTCCACTTCCTTGGATGAGTTTTGAACCAGGCCGCGAGGCCTCCGAGAATTTGTGGCAAAAATAAATCCAGTCCAGAGGAGCCAGAGAACTTGGGGCAAAATGAAAAGGCTCATCATGAGATGTTTTCTGTCATCGTGTAACTGAATCCAGATGTCACTGGTTCCCAATGGTCTGCATGATAAGTAATGTAGGTCTAAAggacatgtatgtgtgtgtttttatcagcGAACATGCAATATGTACATTTCTGTTTAAGACACAGAACAGGATGCAATACTTGTTTTTTGCTACTTTCAATGTGAAGCAAACTGACTAGAACTGCAGTTCActagcaaaatgaaaaacattaataTAAGCTGAGCTTCTCACGCTAAAATTGTAGGTAGATCTACTTCCTGAGTGAACAATAAGTGCATCAAACTAAACTCAGATACAGCTACTGCACCTCCTCCATAAACCCTCCAGCCCTTTTTACGTCCAGACAAGATCTTGGTCACACATTAAATCATCCTGGAGATCATCACAGGGCATGAGGACTTACTTTACACAACtattttactgcatttcaaagaaaaacactgtactTTTACATTGATCTGATGGCCTCGGGGAAGCTTTTCAATGCACAGCATAAGGTAAGCTCACTGTTAGTGTAAAACTAGCCATCAGAATATAGAGCAGTTAGAGCTACGATATTAACATGCTTCTTATAGCTTAATGCATCAGTAACTTCACACTCTGGAAGGAACCATTCTTCACAAAGACTGCTTCtacttttcatactttttacattttaccaCTAATCTCTTGATTACTACTTTTTTGCTGAGTAcggagtattttttttcccatcatggtactgccaaaaacacaaaaaactgatTCTTTATTCATCTGGGTCTTTATTCTACCATCACAGAATCCTTTATGGTACTGAAAAGAACCCCTTTAGAAAGGTTCTCTGTAGCACCCTGCTCATATTATTGTACTTAGACTCTGTAACGTGCTGTAAAGAACCACTTAAAAATGGGTAAAATCCTCCAAACCGGCAGTACTTCAACAACTGTTAAAGACCCACGCTTTACTTTGATCCCCTATTCCAAAAGGTCTGTGAAACTCTCAAAAGCCTCCAAAGAACCGTTAAATGCCTGTTGTTTTTCAGGGTGTGCTGTATGTCCATCCCAAAATATAGCAAAAGAACTATATGTTacatgctatatatatatataagaactatatatatatatacgtttctacaaaacaacaccaaaaatatTATGCTATTCAAAGCTACAGAGGCAGTGGAGGCATTGTGAACATCAGACGTCACATTTTGcatctgtttttgatttttgtcatattttcctATTGtacacattttctgtttgtgtttgggggCTTTTCAAATACATTATCAAACTTTTCAAGCATATTTTTGTACTTGCAGGTGCGAGTGTAATTTTCAGCCACGTTATGAGTCATAACCTCCATTTGCTAAATTCATATTTATGCTCTAATTTACTTGgctgtggttagggttagctggtttttaaaatgtgtattaGAAGAGCAAAGAGTGAAGAGCAAAAATATGAACGGAAATAAATTCCAGGCGAGTGTGGAGGCCTTGAAGTGTCCCCGAGCCTCAGAGGGTGAAGATCAATGCTCTCAACACTCTGTAGTTGTGACACTGGGAGTCCCAGCCAGCTCCTCTGACCCgcttcacatcatcatcatcatcatcatcaccatcatcccctccttctcccctgtctgtctctactgttcacaagaaaaataaagcagaacaaAGATCCACACTCACCAGCTTTCACCAGCACGAGAGCCGAGATGGTCACGGCGAGCCAGAGAGCcatcacagcacaaaacaaaatgaaaacttatggaacgagagagagagagagagacagagagagagagagagagagagagagagagagagagagagagagggagggagagagaaaggcgaCACAAATCATCAAGATGCCAACAACAGGAAAACTGATCAGAGAGGAAACGTGCAGAGGTGTAAaacctctcccctctctctctctctctctctctctctctctctctctctctctctctctctctctctccatacaGTGAATCACTTCATCCCCGGcctactgctgctgcttgtgcaAAAGTGCAGATTTCCTCCCTTCAAAGCAAACgacataaaaagagagagaaaaaaagaaataatgagaaaggaggaaggaggaagaagtaggaggaagaggtgaagagCAGCGATACGCAGGCTtagagtaaaataaatgaagtttTTAAATACGTGTGAGAGTCAGAAATCTctaggagtaaaaaaaaaagtcacagatggAAACGCCACAATCagtctgaaaagaaaaatgtaaatcacGGGTATAGAAAGACCCACGCATGACTGTCGCAAGTGGATGAAAGTCAGATTCGGTAACAAATAAGTCATTCCATGGCACATAGATGACAGCTTGCTATGTCTCTTGTCTTCCAAACGTTCATGTAAAAGTATCTCTTGTTTTGACACATCCGGCTGTTTCAAAGCCATGCTTCACTTAACGCTCTATAATATAGAACAGCGGGTATGTTGAATTTGTATTCAGCAAATTTTAACGGCGTTTCTCAAACTATAAACTGGTAAATGGGACCAAGTCCAAACACGAGACTCAGTTAGTGAGTGTGGATCATAAAATGCATGACTCGATATGTTTAGATCGTGGGAGCTGATGATGTTTAAGACAGCCTGCAGGATGCTCTCAATTTGccatactaataaataaataaataaataaataaataaagtttttcaaATTTCCAAACCATGGGTTCTGTTTACATGACCAAGCAGCTCATTCAGTGGCTCATTGAGTcatgaccaaaaaataaaagaatcaataggaatgagaaaaatccccaaaatgtCACTGATATTAAAAGGTATTTACAATATATGtgatttgatgaaaaatgtatggTCCCGGTTTGCATAAGTGCCAATATAGacgctcacgcacacacacacacacacacacacacacacacaaaatctattTAAACTTAAGCTTAGATATCTTTATTATCTTGCCtctgtttttaacttttttttgttgagaaaaatacaaacatagaGCCACATACCAAATGAAGTTTTACTGAACGTGCATCTTCcgtatgttttttcttttattatttatttagctatttattattaatttatcgATTCATTTATGTCGTAATTTCAGGAGCCAGGCTTGGATACCATGAGTCACTAACCACCTGTATGTCAAGCTGCTGTGCTACGCAGCAAGCTAAAATCCCAGCGCAAACACACTTGAAATCAAATGGATTATGAAATTACATTTAGTCAGGGGAAATTAGGAGATAACTGGAATAAATTAAGAACACAGATGTTCAAAAGCTTTAAGTCTAACTAAATGATAATATCTGAGTGGCATCACAACAGTAATATGAAATGCTGAGGACATGCTAGAAAGGAAACAGAACTCAAATGAATCAAGGCAGTATATTAAATAGAtattgtttacttatttattcattggtttgcttgttttttttttttttcttttgcgtCTGTATCTtacacttttattattattacttttttattttttatatatatttgtctACATTTTGTGTTAGTTATACTTTAAAGTATATTCCTTCAAAGTactttatattaaaaaaaaaaacaaacaacctccCAGTTTGATATCATCGAGCCCTAACGCTGAACACACCCTACAGAAATGCGCTCTGAAACCATTATATCACAACATAACGCACAAATACATTTGATGTATGTTCAAAAAGgggtgacatttaaaaaaaaacaggtgaattTTTTATGCACAAAAAACAGCACTACGCACTATTTGTATTGAAGTACTGAGCTAAACTCAACAAAGTCGCCCCCATAAGAGCTTGAGGTTGCTCTCTTGCATGCTTTGCACTGTACATACAGTGCTATTGCTCTGCAGCCAGTGTCAGCGTACGGCTCTGCCGTGTTAGTGCTGGCCCCTGTCTgcttctgcacacacagaggctgtgcAGGCTTTGCAGGTGCATCACAAATCTAAAAGCCACATCTGGTGCCTTTGTGAAGGTCCACTGGAGAGTTGGCTATGCACAAATAATGTTGCAAAACTACAAGCCAGGCAAGAGGAAGACGCCTGAAAGAGGCTGTGGTGATGTCAATGTAGGACAGGGCTGCTCAGCCTCAGCAGCAAGATGGCCAAAGTGGGAATTCACTTGGGGTTCCTCAGCCACACAAAATAATTTGTAATGAATGGCTACAGGCAACTCTTAGTCTCAGAATAATAGATCTGTTATTGCATGACAGAAAACAGCCACGTGCATCCTTTTGCTTGCACTTTCATGATATTATAATAATCAATTCCAGGCAGCATCCAGTCCGTTAGTGGTGCAGACAGCGCTATGCAGCTTGATACACAAGTGCAAAAGGTTCTCTCTAACAAACAAGGAGACATGGTGTTTGTCTGACAGGCTCACATCTCTAAAGACAGACGACAGGATGGATGTAGCAAACACTGTCCatcagacaaacagcagcacaagtAGGCCTACAGCCTACATTATTTTATCTATCATAGGCTCTGACAGATACAGATACTTGATTTAGTCCCAGCCTTTTGCAAAAGAGCCATGTGTGGGCCACGAGCCGCTAGTTGGATAATCCTGGTCTAAGTCAATACAGGGAGCTCCTTAATAACAGTACAGTGTGTTAATGGAATTCCTTATCTAAAAAACTGAACTTTAGTGGGATACTCCTCCATGTCAGTGGATAAACATTCAGGATACCCAATAACATAGTTAGCCCAGTTTGCTTGGCATTGTAAAGGCAtggttcattttcataaactGTGGTTTCTTTAGCATttgaaaaagggagaaaaaaaaaaaaaaaaggcaatgagtCCAAATTACTCCAAATAGCTTAATCTAAGTATTGCGAAAGTAACTTTTGCAGTGTGGGTccctattgatttttttttttttttttttttttttgactgacacataaactttacTGGTGTTTCAGCTAATATACAGCTAGCGGATAATGacagtattttcctttttgggtgaactagtcctttaaccctcctattatgtttggggtcaatttgactccactcaatgtttaacgtctctaaataaatgattaacatcattttttttttgcttcatatttaatgagtgttcctaatgtaatgggcactaccaggtaaacatgaaattgacatgatgatatgttttcaatgtcctgtacacactttgtaacgcatcggttataa of Myripristis murdjan chromosome 1, fMyrMur1.1, whole genome shotgun sequence contains these proteins:
- the cd5 gene encoding uncharacterized protein cd5, which produces MALWLAVTISALVLVKAEPIINQTTATTPLYQTSTSSPCSCLDAKPTTPTPQTPKLSLGFIRVQWKGKTCKGDVVLSRLSSPNSTLPLCHDNLEKIQHLLSGVCERMKGCRGNLKWKEGEETIEGLRVSEDQGEEPVSCRTLTVDCGDLKESSVTPEPKGGSGGYKVATALLCLLLVALLLIRFAKPTVKALQRRLSDRRQSRWIGPTQSQSVSYHRGKAAAQNNDGDKRLSYPALERLTVSTSREPSSNRNSDYNY